One segment of Heterodontus francisci isolate sHetFra1 chromosome 26, sHetFra1.hap1, whole genome shotgun sequence DNA contains the following:
- the LOC137384521 gene encoding uncharacterized protein, with protein MGWMFLYYPLPIRQQGVTVREGKKKGELKCCFQVTIDKTGKPSNKLKGTSHNDPNIVKIIEVKDLRKTIEIETGYGDTNAWVEWIKLPVKSLNKNNCYACASGRPIAQVVPFPLGWEHDRKGMECMLALYQDKTAWGIQTCISLSIMFPPLEKKDSRTPPSFLATSVNHTSCVSRHGAELTSNMGELKSCIETENVTGRVRGGNYSSLNVPRADLWWYCGGKILRQTLPSQWKGTCAIVQLAIPFTLAFEKQKIITRERGKREAIVNSFDDQVYLDSIGVPRGVPDEFKARNQITAGFESLFWWVTINKNVDWINYIYYNQQRFINYTRDAVKGIAEQLDATSRMAWENRLALDMILAEKGGVCIMLGGKCCTFIPNNTAPDGSITRALQGLTTLAEEMAENSGADTSLTGWLESWFGKWKGMIISVFTSLIMVVGILIAIGCCIIPCVRGLTQRLIETALTKQMSLQRGQEESMYLLGNDKVDSINGDTDIEKAAEIMLREFERTYENPPQYVENNKD; from the coding sequence atgggttggatgtttttgtattacccacttccaattagacaacaaggagtaacagttagagaagggaaaaagaaaggtgaattaaaatgttgttttcaggtaacaatagataagactggtaaaccatctaacaaactaaaagggacctctcataacgatcctaacatagtaaaaataatagaggtaaaggacctgagaaagacaattgagatagaaaccggttacggggacacaaatgcctgggtagaatggataaaattacctgtaaaaagtttgaacaaaaacaattgctatgcttgtgcatctggtagaccgatagctcaagtagtacctttcccgctggggtgggagcatgaccgaaagggcatggaatgcatgttagccctatatcaggataagacggcttggggtattcaaacttgcatatccttgtcaataatgttccctcccctagagaaaaaagattcaaggactcccccttcatttttagccaccagtgtgaatcacacatcatgcgtaagtcgacacggtgcggagctaaccagcaatatgggagagttgaagtcatgcatagagactgagaacgtaactggaagagtcaggggagggaactactcatcattgaatgttcccagagcggatttatggtggtattgcggaggaaaaatcctgagacagaccctaccctcccagtggaaggggacgtgcgcaattgttcaattggcaataccattcaccttggcatttgagaaacaaaagataataacgagggaaaggggtaaaagggaagcgatagtgaACTCTTTTGAtgaccaggtgtacttggattccataggggtcccaagaggggtacctgatgaattcaaggcccgaaaccaaataaccgccggtttcgagtctttgttttggtgggtcactattaacaaaaatgtagattggataaattacatttattacaaccaacaaagatttataaattatactagagatgcggtaaaaggtatagctgaacaattagatgccactagtagaatggcttgggaaaatcgactggctctagatatgatcttagcagaaaaaggaggtgtgtgtataatgttaggagggaaatgttgcacatttatcccaaataacacagcacccgatggttcaatcacccgagcactgcaagggttaacaactttagcagaggagatggccgaaaattcaggagcagacacttccctgacggggtggcttgaatcctggtttggaaaatggaaaggcatgataatctcggtttttacctccctgatcatggttgtcggaatactaatagccatcgggtgttgtattattccttgtgtaagagggctgacacagcgattgattgagacagctttgacgaagcagatgtcactacaaagaggccaggaagagagtatgtacctgttaggtaatgacaaagtggatagtatcaacggagatacagacattgaaaaggcggctgaaataatgctcagagaatttgagaggacatatgagaaccctccacagtatgtagaaaacaacaaggattaa